The proteins below are encoded in one region of Mycobacterium shinjukuense:
- a CDS encoding glycerol-3-phosphate dehydrogenase/oxidase gives MSNPIHALERVHTWPDASLGPQQRASAWERLGAEQFDVVVIGGGVVGSGCALDAATRGLKVALVEARDLASGTSSRSSKMFHGGLRYLEQLEFGLVREALYERELSLTTLAPHLVKPLPFLFPLTKRWWERPYVAAGIFLYDTLGGAKSVPAQKHLTRAGALRLSPGLKRSSLIGGIRYYDTVVDDARHTMTVARTAAHYGAVVRCSTQVVALLREGDRVIGVRVRDSEDGAITEVRGHVVINATGVWTDEIQALSKQRGRFQVRASKGVHVVVPRDRIVSDVAIILRTEKSVMFVIPWGSHWIIGTTDTDWDLDLAHPAATKADIDYILETVNTVLATPLTHADIDGVYAGLRPLLAGESDDTSKLSREHAVAVPAAGLVAIAGGKYTTYRVMAADAVDAAAEFIPARVAPSITQKVPLLGADGYFALINQTEHVGALRGLHPYRVRHLLDRYGSLMGDVLELATDRPDLLNPIKEAPGYLKVEAVYAVAAEGALHLEDILARRMRISIEYPHRGVDCAQEVAELVAPVLGWSAATIDREVANYKARVEAEVLSQAQPDDVSADMLRASAPEARAEILEPVPLN, from the coding sequence GTGAGCAACCCGATCCACGCACTGGAGCGCGTGCACACTTGGCCAGACGCCTCGCTGGGACCTCAGCAGCGCGCATCGGCCTGGGAACGCCTGGGTGCCGAGCAATTCGACGTGGTGGTTATCGGCGGCGGCGTGGTGGGCTCGGGGTGCGCGCTGGATGCCGCCACCCGCGGGCTCAAGGTGGCGCTGGTCGAGGCGCGCGACTTGGCCTCCGGCACGTCGAGCCGGTCGTCGAAGATGTTCCACGGCGGCCTGCGCTACCTCGAGCAGTTGGAATTCGGGCTGGTGCGCGAGGCGCTCTACGAACGCGAGCTGTCGCTGACCACGCTGGCGCCGCATCTGGTCAAGCCGTTGCCGTTCCTGTTCCCGCTGACCAAGCGCTGGTGGGAACGGCCCTACGTGGCGGCGGGCATCTTCCTCTACGACACCCTGGGCGGCGCGAAATCGGTTCCGGCCCAGAAACATTTGACCCGAGCGGGCGCGCTGCGGCTGAGCCCAGGGCTGAAGCGCAGCTCCCTGATCGGGGGCATCCGCTACTACGACACCGTCGTCGACGACGCCCGGCACACCATGACGGTGGCGCGCACCGCCGCGCATTACGGCGCGGTGGTGCGCTGCTCCACCCAGGTGGTCGCGCTGCTGCGGGAGGGTGACCGGGTGATCGGGGTACGGGTGCGCGACTCCGAGGACGGCGCGATCACCGAGGTCCGTGGCCACGTCGTAATCAACGCGACCGGGGTGTGGACCGACGAGATTCAGGCATTGTCCAAGCAGCGCGGGCGATTCCAGGTGCGCGCGTCCAAGGGCGTGCACGTGGTGGTGCCGCGAGACCGGATCGTCAGCGACGTCGCGATCATCCTGCGCACCGAGAAGTCGGTGATGTTCGTCATTCCGTGGGGCAGTCACTGGATCATCGGCACCACCGATACCGACTGGGATCTGGACCTGGCGCACCCCGCGGCCACCAAGGCCGACATCGACTACATCCTCGAGACGGTCAACACCGTGCTGGCCACCCCGCTGACGCACGCCGACATCGACGGTGTCTACGCGGGACTGCGCCCGTTGCTGGCCGGGGAAAGCGACGACACCTCCAAGCTGTCGCGGGAACACGCCGTGGCGGTGCCGGCGGCCGGCCTGGTCGCCATCGCCGGGGGCAAGTACACCACCTACCGGGTGATGGCCGCCGACGCCGTCGATGCCGCAGCGGAATTCATCCCGGCCAGGGTCGCGCCGTCGATCACCCAAAAGGTGCCGCTGTTGGGCGCCGACGGCTACTTCGCGTTGATCAACCAAACCGAACACGTGGGCGCGCTGCGAGGCCTGCACCCCTACCGGGTGCGTCACCTGCTGGACCGCTACGGATCGCTGATGGGCGACGTCTTGGAGTTGGCCACCGACCGCCCGGACCTGCTGAACCCGATCAAGGAGGCGCCGGGCTACCTGAAGGTGGAAGCCGTGTACGCCGTCGCCGCCGAGGGTGCGCTGCATCTCGAGGACATCCTGGCTCGCCGGATGCGGATCTCGATCGAATATCCGCACCGCGGTGTCGATTGCGCCCAGGAGGTCGCCGAGCTCGTCGCCCCCGTGCTGGGATGGAGTGCGGCGACCATCGACCGCGAAGTCGCCAACTACAAGGCACGGGTGGAGGCCGAGGTGCTCTCGCAGGCCCAGCCCGACGACGTGTCGGCAGACATGCTGCGCGCCAGCGCACCCGAGGCACGCGCCGAGATCCTCGAGCCGGTGCCGCTCAATTGA
- a CDS encoding gamma-glutamylcyclotransferase yields the protein MPLYAAYGSNMDPEQMLKRAPHSPMAGTGWLPGWRLTFGGEDIGWEGALATIVEDPESRVFVVLYDMTPADEANLDRWEGSEFGIHKKIRCRVERISSDTTTDPVLAWLYVLDAWEGGLPSARYLGVMADAAEIAGAPPDYVHDLRTRPARNIGPGTVV from the coding sequence GTGCCGCTCTACGCCGCCTACGGATCGAACATGGATCCCGAGCAGATGCTGAAGCGCGCACCCCACTCACCGATGGCCGGGACCGGCTGGTTGCCCGGGTGGCGCTTGACGTTCGGCGGCGAAGACATCGGCTGGGAAGGGGCATTGGCCACCATCGTCGAGGACCCGGAGTCCAGGGTGTTCGTCGTGCTCTACGACATGACACCCGCCGACGAGGCGAACCTTGATCGCTGGGAGGGCTCCGAGTTCGGCATCCACAAGAAGATCCGGTGCCGCGTGGAACGCATATCGTCGGACACCACAACCGATCCGGTGCTGGCGTGGCTCTACGTCCTGGATGCCTGGGAGGGTGGCCTGCCGTCGGCGCGCTATCTCGGCGTGATGGCCGATGCGGCCGAAATCGCGGGCGCACCACCGGATTACGTACATGACCTGCGCACCCGTCCGGCCCGCAACATCGGCCCCGGGACGGTCGTCTAG
- a CDS encoding M20 family metallopeptidase, whose product MSLVDSAESWLAAHHDDLVGWRRHFHRYPELGRQEYATTQFVAERLADAGLNPKVLPGGTGLTCDVGPEHRPRIALRADMDALPMAERTGAPYASTMPNVAHACGHDAHTAILLGTALALSSVPELPVGVRLIFQAAEELMPGGAIDAIAAGVLTGVTRIFALHCDPRLEVGKVAVRQGPITSAADQIEITLYSPGGHTSRPHLTADLVYALGTLITGLPGVLSRRIDPRNSTVLVWGAVNAGVAPNAIPQTGALAGTVRTASRHTWVDLEEMIREAVAGLLSPLAIEHTLHYRRGVPPVVNEEVSTRILTHAIEALGPDVLADTRQSGGGEDFSWYLEEIPGAMARLGVWSGQGLQLDLHQPTFDLDERALGIGVRVMVNIVEQAAAF is encoded by the coding sequence ATGAGCCTGGTCGACAGCGCCGAGTCCTGGCTGGCCGCCCACCACGACGACCTGGTCGGCTGGCGCCGGCACTTCCACCGCTATCCGGAGTTGGGCCGTCAGGAATACGCCACCACGCAGTTCGTCGCCGAGCGGCTGGCCGACGCCGGGCTCAACCCCAAGGTGCTCCCCGGTGGGACGGGTCTGACCTGCGACGTCGGCCCCGAACATCGGCCGAGGATCGCGCTGCGCGCCGACATGGACGCGCTGCCGATGGCCGAGCGGACCGGGGCGCCCTACGCCTCGACGATGCCCAACGTCGCGCACGCGTGTGGCCATGACGCGCACACCGCGATCCTGCTGGGTACCGCGCTGGCGTTGTCGTCGGTGCCCGAACTTCCGGTCGGGGTGCGGCTGATCTTCCAGGCCGCCGAGGAGCTGATGCCCGGCGGGGCCATCGACGCGATCGCGGCCGGAGTGTTGACCGGGGTGACGCGGATTTTCGCGTTGCACTGCGATCCTCGACTCGAAGTGGGAAAGGTCGCTGTCCGGCAGGGCCCCATCACCTCGGCGGCCGACCAAATAGAGATCACGCTGTATTCACCCGGTGGGCACACCTCGCGTCCCCACCTGACCGCCGACCTGGTCTACGCGCTCGGCACGCTGATCACCGGCCTGCCCGGGGTGTTGTCGCGCCGCATCGACCCACGCAATAGCACCGTGCTGGTGTGGGGCGCGGTCAATGCGGGCGTGGCCCCCAACGCCATTCCACAGACCGGCGCGCTGGCCGGCACCGTCCGCACCGCCAGCCGGCATACCTGGGTCGATCTGGAGGAGATGATCCGCGAGGCCGTCGCGGGCCTGCTGTCGCCGCTGGCCATCGAACACACGCTGCACTACCGGCGCGGCGTGCCGCCGGTGGTCAACGAGGAGGTCTCGACACGCATCCTCACCCACGCGATCGAAGCCCTCGGCCCGGATGTGCTGGCCGATACCCGGCAGTCCGGCGGCGGCGAGGACTTCTCCTGGTATCTGGAGGAAATTCCCGGCGCCATGGCGCGTCTGGGGGTGTGGTCGGGCCAGGGACTGCAGCTGGACCTGCATCAGCCGACGTTCGACCTCGACGAGCGGGCGCTGGGCATCGGGGTGCGGGTGATGGTCAACATCGTCGAGCAGGCCGCCGCTTTTTGA
- a CDS encoding purine-nucleoside phosphorylase: MTAPSPDPGELARRAARVIAERTGEGAHDVAVVLGSGWSAAVAALGAPTAVLPQAELPGFTRPRAAGHAGELLSVRIGEHRVLVLAGRIHPYEGHELQHVVHPVRAACAAGARIVVLTNAAGGLRPDMRVGQPVLISDHLNLTARSPLLGAQFVDLTDAYAPRLRGLARQADPELTEGVYAGVPGPHYETPAEIRMLRTLGADLVGMSTVHETIAARAAGAEVLGVSLVTNLAAGITGEPLSHAEVLAAGAASAARIGSLLADVIARC, encoded by the coding sequence GTGACCGCCCCGTCGCCCGATCCCGGCGAACTCGCGCGCCGGGCGGCGCGGGTCATCGCCGAACGCACCGGAGAAGGCGCGCACGATGTCGCGGTCGTGCTCGGATCCGGCTGGTCGGCGGCCGTTGCCGCGCTGGGCGCCCCCACCGCCGTGCTGCCCCAGGCCGAGCTGCCCGGGTTCACCCGGCCACGCGCGGCCGGGCACGCCGGCGAGCTGTTGTCGGTACGCATCGGTGAGCACCGGGTGCTGGTGTTGGCCGGACGCATCCACCCCTACGAGGGGCATGAGCTGCAGCACGTCGTGCACCCGGTTCGGGCGGCGTGCGCGGCCGGGGCGCGGATCGTCGTGCTCACCAACGCGGCGGGCGGGCTGCGTCCGGACATGCGGGTCGGGCAGCCGGTGCTGATCAGCGATCACCTGAACCTGACCGCGCGGTCGCCGCTGCTTGGCGCCCAGTTCGTCGACCTGACCGACGCCTACGCACCGCGACTGCGCGGGCTCGCTCGCCAGGCCGACCCCGAGCTCACCGAGGGCGTGTACGCGGGCGTGCCGGGGCCGCACTACGAGACGCCCGCCGAGATCCGGATGCTGCGGACGCTGGGCGCCGACCTGGTGGGTATGTCGACCGTCCATGAGACCATCGCCGCCCGCGCGGCCGGCGCCGAGGTGCTGGGCGTTTCGCTGGTGACCAACCTGGCCGCCGGGATCACCGGGGAGCCGCTAAGCCACGCCGAGGTGCTTGCCGCCGGGGCGGCGTCGGCGGCCCGGATCGGCTCGCTGCTGGCCGACGTGATCGCCCGGTGCTGA
- a CDS encoding phospho-sugar mutase: MTPHDWIAHDPDPRAAAELAACDPEELAARFAHPLRFGTAGLRGPMRGGPDAMNLAVVLRAAWALARVLTRRAHPSPATVIVGRDARHGSAAFATAAAEVLAADGFSVLLLPDPVPTPVVAFAVRQTGAAAGVQITASHNPASDNGYKVYLEGGLQIVSPTDRRIEAAMATAPPADQIARTTVHPAGAELVDRYIRRAAGVRRCTGSVRVALTPMHGVGGAIAVETLRRAGFADVHTVAAQFAPDPDFPTVAFPNPEEPGATDALLALAADVGADVAIALDPDADRCAVGIPTGSGWRMLSGDETGWLLGDYILSQPQADPADTRIVASTVVSSRMLAAIAARHGAVHVETRTGFKWLARADANLPNGKLVYAYEEAIGHCVDPDAVRDKDGISAAVLVCDLAAAVQRQRRSVSDLLDELARRHGVHQGAAVSRRIADADEAAALMARLRAAPPDRLAGFAATITDITDALIFTGGGDDAWARVVVRPSGTEPKLKCYVEVGCPVTEDLAAARERADALRAELVHSVWDW, from the coding sequence GTGACACCGCACGACTGGATCGCGCACGACCCCGACCCGCGGGCCGCCGCCGAGCTCGCGGCGTGTGACCCCGAGGAGCTCGCGGCCCGATTCGCCCACCCGCTCAGGTTCGGCACCGCGGGGTTGCGCGGGCCGATGCGCGGTGGACCGGACGCGATGAACCTGGCGGTGGTGTTGCGCGCCGCCTGGGCGCTGGCGCGGGTGCTCACGCGGCGGGCCCACCCGAGCCCGGCGACCGTGATCGTGGGACGCGACGCCCGGCACGGCTCGGCGGCCTTCGCCACGGCCGCGGCCGAAGTGCTTGCCGCCGACGGGTTTTCCGTACTGTTGCTGCCCGACCCGGTGCCCACGCCGGTGGTTGCGTTCGCGGTGCGGCAGACCGGTGCCGCGGCCGGGGTACAGATCACCGCCTCACACAATCCGGCCAGCGACAACGGCTACAAGGTGTATCTCGAGGGCGGCCTGCAGATCGTCTCCCCCACCGACCGGCGGATCGAAGCCGCGATGGCCACCGCTCCGCCGGCCGACCAGATCGCCCGCACGACGGTCCACCCCGCCGGCGCCGAGCTGGTGGACCGCTACATCCGCCGCGCCGCCGGGGTCCGCCGGTGCACCGGTTCGGTGCGGGTGGCCCTGACCCCGATGCACGGGGTGGGCGGCGCGATAGCCGTCGAGACGCTTCGGCGCGCCGGCTTTGCCGACGTGCACACCGTTGCGGCGCAGTTCGCGCCGGACCCCGACTTTCCCACCGTGGCGTTCCCGAACCCCGAGGAGCCCGGCGCTACCGACGCATTGCTTGCCCTGGCCGCTGACGTCGGTGCCGACGTCGCGATCGCGCTGGACCCCGACGCGGACCGGTGCGCTGTCGGGATACCCACGGGCTCCGGCTGGCGGATGCTGTCCGGCGACGAAACCGGTTGGCTGCTAGGCGATTACATCTTGTCGCAACCCCAGGCCGACCCGGCCGACACCAGGATAGTGGCTAGCACGGTGGTGTCCTCGCGGATGCTGGCGGCGATCGCCGCACGTCACGGCGCGGTCCACGTCGAGACCCGCACCGGCTTCAAATGGCTGGCGCGCGCCGACGCGAACCTGCCCAACGGCAAGCTGGTCTACGCCTACGAGGAGGCGATCGGGCACTGCGTCGACCCCGATGCCGTGCGAGACAAGGACGGCATCAGCGCCGCGGTCCTGGTGTGCGACCTGGCGGCCGCCGTGCAGAGGCAGCGTCGTTCGGTGTCCGACCTGCTGGACGAGCTCGCCCGCCGCCACGGGGTGCATCAGGGTGCCGCGGTGTCGCGTCGCATCGCCGACGCCGACGAGGCCGCGGCGCTGATGGCGCGGCTGCGGGCGGCTCCCCCGGACCGGCTGGCCGGGTTCGCCGCGACCATCACCGACATCACCGACGCGCTGATCTTCACCGGCGGCGGCGACGACGCCTGGGCCCGGGTGGTGGTGCGGCCCTCGGGTACCGAACCGAAGCTGAAGTGTTACGTGGAGGTTGGTTGCCCGGTGACCGAAGACCTGGCCGCCGCGCGGGAGCGGGCCGATGCGCTCCGCGCCGAGCTGGTCCACTCGGTGTGGGACTGGTGA
- the upp gene encoding uracil phosphoribosyltransferase has protein sequence MEVRVIDHPLAAARLTTLRDERTDNAAFRAALRELTLILVYEATRDAPSAPVPIRTPLAETVGSRLAKPPLLVPVLRAGLGMVDEAHAALPEARVGFVGVARDEQTHRPVPYLESLPDDLTDLPVMVLDPMLATGGSMTHTVGLLLGRGATDITVLCVVAAPEGIAALEQAAPNVRLVTAAIDDGLNEIAYIVPGLGDAGDRQFGPR, from the coding sequence GTGGAAGTGCGCGTCATTGACCACCCGCTGGCCGCGGCCCGGCTCACCACGCTGCGCGACGAACGCACCGACAACGCGGCCTTCCGGGCCGCGCTGCGCGAGCTGACGCTGATCCTGGTCTACGAGGCCACCCGCGATGCGCCCAGTGCGCCGGTCCCGATCCGCACGCCGCTGGCCGAGACCGTCGGATCGCGGCTGGCCAAACCGCCTCTGCTGGTTCCCGTGCTGCGGGCCGGGCTGGGCATGGTCGACGAGGCGCACGCCGCGCTGCCGGAAGCGCGCGTCGGCTTTGTCGGTGTCGCCCGCGACGAGCAAACCCACCGTCCGGTGCCCTATCTAGAATCGCTGCCCGACGATCTGACCGACCTGCCGGTCATGGTCCTGGACCCCATGCTGGCCACCGGGGGGTCGATGACGCACACCGTCGGCCTGTTGCTGGGCCGGGGGGCCACGGACATCACCGTGCTGTGTGTGGTGGCGGCGCCGGAGGGGATCGCGGCCCTGGAGCAGGCGGCGCCGAACGTACGGTTGGTCACCGCGGCCATCGACGACGGGCTCAACGAGATCGCCTATATCGTGCCGGGTCTCGGCGATGCCGGCGACCGCCAGTTCGGCCCGCGCTGA
- a CDS encoding alkaline phosphatase family protein has translation MLPGMQALRRGLAGAHRALAVLGAVALALSADPVGTPARIGRAAAALPTFAHVVIVVEENRSQSAIIGNGEAPFINALAAGGAMMAQSFAETHPSEPNYLALFAGDTFGLTKNVCPVDGGTMPNLASELLAAGHTFVGYAEDLPAVGSTVCAAGKYGRKHVPWVNFSNVPPTLSVPFSAFPPPANYPSLPTVSFVIPNNDNNMHDGSIARGDAWLNRHLSAYADWSRANNSLLIVTWDEDDHSSRNQIPTVFYGAHVRPGTYQEAINHYNVLATLEQMYGLPKTGHAANASPIVDIWAP, from the coding sequence ATACTTCCCGGCATGCAAGCCCTCAGACGAGGCCTGGCCGGGGCGCACCGGGCGCTGGCGGTGTTGGGTGCGGTGGCGCTGGCATTATCGGCCGACCCGGTAGGCACCCCGGCTCGCATCGGCCGGGCGGCGGCCGCCCTGCCGACGTTCGCTCACGTGGTGATCGTGGTGGAGGAGAACCGCTCTCAGTCGGCCATCATCGGCAACGGGGAGGCGCCCTTCATCAACGCGTTGGCCGCGGGCGGCGCCATGATGGCCCAGTCGTTCGCCGAAACGCACCCCAGCGAACCGAACTATCTGGCGCTGTTCGCCGGCGACACCTTCGGATTGACGAAAAACGTGTGCCCGGTCGACGGCGGCACCATGCCCAACCTGGCCTCGGAGCTGCTCGCCGCTGGGCACACGTTCGTCGGCTACGCCGAAGATCTGCCGGCGGTCGGATCCACCGTCTGCGCCGCGGGTAAATATGGGCGCAAGCATGTGCCCTGGGTCAACTTCAGCAACGTCCCGCCGACGCTCTCGGTGCCGTTTTCTGCGTTCCCGCCGCCGGCGAACTACCCGAGCCTGCCGACCGTGTCGTTCGTCATCCCCAACAACGACAACAACATGCACGACGGCTCGATCGCCCGGGGCGACGCCTGGCTGAACCGCCACCTGTCCGCCTACGCCGACTGGTCCAGGGCCAACAACAGCCTGCTGATCGTGACCTGGGACGAGGACGACCACAGCAGCCGCAACCAGATCCCGACGGTGTTCTACGGCGCCCACGTGCGGCCCGGCACCTACCAGGAGGCCATCAACCATTACAACGTGCTCGCCACGCTGGAGCAGATGTATGGGCTACCCAAGACGGGTCATGCGGCGAATGCTTCACCCATCGTGGACATCTGGGCCCCGTAA
- the satS gene encoding protein export chaperone SatS, with the protein MAADLVPIRLSLSEGDRYTLWAPRWRDAGDEWEAFLGKGDELYAFQSVADLVAFVRSGTDNDLVDHPAWPDLTEAHAHAFDPAEDRRFDLVVVEELLADKPTEKSVAALAATLAIVSSIGEVCERAAISKFFNGNPTLGTVSGGIDYFTGKAGRKRWNSIAEIIARGWDDVLAAIDEVVTTPDVDADLAARAADELAEEPAAELQPEGGDATGEESVDEAAADDAEEDDESRAAGDTVVLGGDKDFWSQVGIDPIQIMTGAGTFYTLRCYLDDRPIFLGRNGRISVFSSERALARYLADEHDHDLSDLSTYDDIRAAATDGSLKVEITDDNVYVLSGLADDLAEGPDAVDREQLDLAVELLRDIGDYSQESTVDKALDSGKPLGKLVAHVLEPGSVGKPAAPYAAAVREWEKLESFVESRLRRE; encoded by the coding sequence ATGGCTGCTGACCTCGTGCCCATCCGCCTGAGCCTGTCCGAGGGCGACCGCTACACGCTGTGGGCACCCCGGTGGCGCGATGCCGGCGACGAGTGGGAAGCGTTCCTGGGTAAGGGCGACGAGCTGTATGCCTTCCAGAGCGTGGCTGACCTGGTCGCATTCGTGCGCTCCGGCACCGACAACGACCTGGTGGACCACCCGGCGTGGCCGGATCTGACCGAGGCGCACGCGCACGCCTTCGATCCGGCCGAGGACCGGCGTTTCGATCTGGTGGTCGTCGAGGAGTTGCTGGCGGACAAGCCGACCGAGAAGTCGGTGGCCGCGCTGGCCGCCACGCTGGCGATCGTGTCGTCCATCGGGGAGGTGTGCGAGCGGGCGGCGATATCGAAGTTTTTCAACGGGAACCCGACCCTGGGCACGGTGTCCGGCGGAATCGACTACTTCACCGGCAAGGCCGGCCGGAAGCGCTGGAACTCGATCGCCGAGATCATCGCGCGCGGCTGGGACGACGTGCTTGCGGCCATCGACGAGGTCGTCACCACCCCCGACGTCGACGCCGACCTGGCGGCCAGGGCCGCCGACGAATTGGCCGAGGAACCCGCGGCAGAACTGCAGCCCGAGGGCGGCGACGCGACCGGCGAGGAGTCCGTGGACGAGGCGGCTGCCGATGACGCCGAGGAGGACGACGAGTCCCGCGCGGCCGGCGACACCGTGGTGCTGGGCGGCGACAAGGACTTCTGGTCGCAGGTGGGTATCGACCCGATCCAGATCATGACGGGTGCCGGCACGTTTTATACGCTGCGCTGCTACCTGGACGACCGGCCGATCTTTTTGGGCCGCAATGGTCGGATCAGCGTGTTCAGCTCCGAGCGGGCGCTGGCGCGCTACCTGGCCGACGAGCACGACCACGACCTGTCGGATTTGAGCACCTACGACGACATCCGCGCCGCAGCCACCGACGGCTCGTTGAAGGTGGAGATCACCGACGACAACGTCTACGTGCTCAGCGGGCTGGCCGACGATCTGGCCGAGGGTCCCGACGCGGTGGATCGCGAGCAGCTCGACCTGGCCGTCGAGCTGTTGCGCGATATCGGTGACTACTCGCAGGAGAGCACGGTCGACAAGGCACTCGATTCCGGCAAGCCGCTGGGCAAACTGGTCGCCCACGTGCTGGAACCGGGCTCGGTGGGCAAACCCGCGGCGCCGTATGCCGCGGCGGTGCGGGAATGGGAAAAGTTGGAGTCCTTCGTGGAGTCGCGGCTCAGGCGCGAGTAG
- a CDS encoding adenosine deaminase, protein MTTPLNLHTIRQAPKALLHDHLDGGLRPASVLDIAGQIGYDGLPATDVDALATWFHTRSHSRSLERYLEPFSHTVAVMQTPEALYRVAYECVEDLAADSVVYAEVRFAPELHINRGLSFDGVVDAVLAGFAAGEKACAAEGRPITVRCLVTAMRHAAMSREIAELAIRFRDKGVVGFDIAGAEAGHPPTRHLDAFEYMRDNNARFTIHAGEGFGLPSIHEAIAFCGADRLGHGVRIVDDIRVDPDGAVKLGRLASILRDKRIPLELCPSSNVQTGAVASIADHPFDLLARTRFRVTVNTDNRLMSDTSMSLEMHRLVEAFGYGWSDLERFTINAMKSAFIPFDERLAIIDEVIKPRFAVLIG, encoded by the coding sequence ATGACCACCCCGTTGAACCTGCACACGATCAGGCAGGCGCCCAAGGCCCTGCTGCACGACCACCTGGACGGCGGACTGCGCCCGGCCAGCGTGCTGGACATCGCCGGCCAGATCGGCTACGACGGGTTGCCGGCCACCGACGTCGACGCGCTGGCGACGTGGTTTCACACCCGGTCGCACAGCCGCTCGCTGGAACGCTACCTGGAACCGTTCTCGCACACCGTCGCGGTGATGCAGACGCCGGAGGCGCTGTACCGGGTCGCCTACGAGTGCGTGGAAGATCTGGCCGCCGATTCGGTGGTGTATGCCGAGGTGCGGTTCGCGCCGGAGTTGCACATCAATCGGGGGTTGTCGTTCGACGGTGTGGTCGATGCCGTGCTGGCGGGTTTCGCGGCCGGCGAGAAGGCCTGTGCCGCCGAGGGCCGCCCCATCACGGTGCGCTGTCTGGTCACCGCGATGCGGCACGCCGCGATGTCGCGCGAGATCGCCGAGCTGGCGATCCGGTTCCGCGACAAGGGGGTGGTCGGCTTCGACATCGCCGGCGCGGAAGCCGGCCACCCACCGACTAGGCACCTGGACGCCTTCGAGTACATGCGGGACAACAACGCGCGCTTCACCATTCATGCCGGTGAGGGGTTTGGGCTGCCGTCCATTCACGAGGCGATCGCCTTCTGCGGGGCCGACCGGCTGGGCCACGGGGTGCGTATCGTCGACGACATCCGCGTCGACCCGGATGGCGCGGTGAAGCTGGGCAGGCTGGCGTCGATCTTGCGGGACAAGCGAATCCCGTTGGAGCTGTGCCCCAGCTCCAACGTGCAGACCGGCGCGGTGGCCAGCATCGCCGACCACCCGTTCGACCTGTTGGCCCGCACCCGTTTCCGGGTGACCGTCAACACCGACAACCGGCTGATGAGCGATACCTCGATGAGCCTGGAAATGCACCGCCTGGTCGAGGCATTCGGCTACGGCTGGAGTGACCTCGAACGTTTCACCATCAATGCGATGAAGTCGGCGTTCATTCCGTTCGACGAGCGGCTGGCGATCATCGACGAGGTGATCAAGCCCCGGTTCGCGGTGCTGATCGGGTAG